One window of the Candidatus Falkowbacteria bacterium genome contains the following:
- a CDS encoding phage holin family protein: MYMILRWLINAVGLLAIGYFIPGIEVASLYYAMILVVVIGLVNFVPGMILKLITFPINIITLGLSNLVINALVFWFVATFIQGFDITIWWAGFLGAAIYTIVTTLSAWLYKESYLH; the protein is encoded by the coding sequence ATGTACATGATTCTTCGTTGGCTTATAAACGCAGTTGGTTTATTGGCCATAGGTTATTTTATCCCGGGAATTGAAGTGGCCAGCCTTTATTACGCCATGATATTAGTGGTGGTAATTGGTTTGGTTAATTTTGTTCCGGGGATGATATTAAAGTTGATAACTTTTCCAATTAACATTATCACTTTGGGTTTATCCAATTTGGTGATTAATGCTTTAGTCTTTTGGTTTGTAGCAACCTTTATCCAAGGCTTTGATATAACTATTTGGTGGGCCGGCTTTTTGGGTGCAGCAATTTATACAATTGTAACTACCCTTAGCGCTTGGCTTTATAAGGAAAGCTATCTGCATTAA